The following coding sequences lie in one Rutidosis leptorrhynchoides isolate AG116_Rl617_1_P2 chromosome 6, CSIRO_AGI_Rlap_v1, whole genome shotgun sequence genomic window:
- the LOC139854765 gene encoding uncharacterized protein gives MSTYGNGGLNIGSLKGKNLALLGKWWWRFKTETNSFWVKIIRSIYGPSGGLEIGSDLGHSPSSGAWKNIIIAGNLIEDLNIPFRNTFSKSVGNGSSTSFWNEQWIGNNKLSERFPRLYRLEKSPDALIRDRIDTSEPNSVFAWDWSRVPGGRTAGELQNLISMLSEFVFDSGSVDKWKWSLNSNGIFTVKVLSSHLDEQILSGNTYLNETLRNNLVPKKLEIFAWRVLKYRIPVRLELDKRGIDLHTVRCPICDDDLESVEHSLIFCNISMDIWCRVFNWWRLGNFSNLSISEILRGNASVPMTSFGRLIWQAVDRVGRNSTIERDRWGQMVPRGAL, from the exons ATGTCAACTTATGGGAATGGGGGGCTAAATATTGGGTCTTTAAAAGGGAAAAATCTTGCTTTATTgggaaaatggtggtggaggtttaaaaccgaaaccaactcTTTTTGGGTCAAAATAATTCGTAGCATTTACGGTCCGAGTGGCGGCTTGGAAATTGGGAGTGATCTTGGTCATTCCCCGTCTTCAGGCGCTTGGAAAAATATTATCATTGCAGGTAATCTAATTGAAGATCTTAATATTCCGTTTCGGAATACTTTCTCTAAAAGTGTTGGAAACGGGTCAAGCACATCCTTTTGGAACGAGCAGTGGATCGGCAACAATAAATTAAGTGAAAGGTTTCCGCGTCTTTATAGGCTGGAGAAGTCACCAGATGCACTTATCCGAGATCGCATTGACACGTCTGAACCAAATTCTGTCTTTGCATGGGACTGGTCTCGGGTCCCGGGTGGACGCACTGCAGGCGAGCTGCAGAATTTAATTAGTATGCTTTCCGAATTCGTGTTTGATTCAGGAAGTGTAGACAAGTGGAAGTGGTCCTTAAACTCAAATGGTATCTTCACTGTTAAGGTTCTGTCCTCACATCTCGATGAACAAATTCTATCGGGTAATACTTATTTGAACGAAACTCTTCGCAACAATTTGGTTCCAAAAAAACTTGAGATCTTTGCATGGAGGGTTTTGAAGTATCGGATCCCCGTTCGATTAGAACTCGACAAACGGGGTATTGATCTCCATACCGTTCGGTGCCCAATTTGTGATGACGATTTAGAAAGTGTGGAGCATTCCTTAATCTTTTGCAACATTTCAATGGATATTTGGTGTAGAGTCTTTAATTGGTGGCGGCTAGGTAACTTCTCAAATCTAAGCATTAGTGAAATTCTTCGAGGAAACGCTTCGGTTCCAATGACTAGCTTCGGGAGATTAATATGGCAAGCGGTCGA CCGTGTTGGACGCAACTCCACGATTGAGAGAGATAGGTGGGGCCAGATGGTCCCACGTGGCGCTTTGTAA